The genomic interval ATGGCCAGGGGATCTCTAGAAGACCATTTGCTTggtattttatcttattttatttctgcagaaatgATTCATGTCTGCAATTTCATAGCTGAGATTTCAACACATTGTATTGGCAGATATTCCACTGGATCAAAAACCGTTAAACTGGCACACAAGAATGAAAATTGCTCATGGTGCTGCAAAAGGTCTTGAGTATTTGCACGACAAAGCCAATCCGCCTGTTATATACCGCGATCTTAAATCACCGAATATATTGCTTGACAGAGATTTCAATCCAAAGCTCTCAGATTTCGGTCTTGCTAAGCTCAGTCCGGTCGGTGATAATGTTCATGTGTCCTCAAGGGTGATGGGAACCTATGGATACTGTGCACCGGAATATGCAAGAACCGGGCAGCTGACTGTAAAATCAGATGTTTACAGTTTCGGAGTTGTAATGCTGGAGATAATCACTGGAAGGCGAGCCATTGACACTAGCAGGCCGATGCACGAGCAGAACCTCACAACTTGGGTGAGATCTCATTTCATTGTACTCACTAATTACAGATTCATCATAGTATTGAAAGTGTTATTTCTTggtttcttcttgttttgtagGCGCAACCGATGTTCAAAGACCAGAAGAGATTTCCGGAGCTTGTGGATCCATTGCTGCGAGGAGAGTACCCAGGAAGGGCATTGAATCAAGCAGTAGCTGTGGCTGCAATGTGCCTACAGGAGGATCCATTGGTGCGGCCGATGATGGCTGATGTTGTTATGGCTCTTAATGTCCTCGCAACTGGATGTGAAGATAATGTTGGAAGATCTTCTCCTTCATTCCGCCTGTCCCTGCAAAACGAGGAACAAATACAAGAACAACAGATGACAGATTATGACAGTGATGCGGAGCGCAGGCATGCCGTTGCGCAGGCCATTCGATGGGGTTCCAGTAATTCCAGAAATAGCAAGCATTTGCAGACATGAAGATCATCCTGCAGTCTCTATGTATAAGAGTACATATTTCTGATCCCTGTTTCAACATTTTGTATAATTTCTTGTCCACGTTGAGTGTAGTATATTATTTTGGAATTTGTCCACAGAATGACAAATTTACAATGAGCTGTGAATATAAGCTTCCGCATAAAGAACTCATGATACAAATTCAACATATACCAAAACTATCATAGATAATCAAAGAGAACAAATTGCGGCAAAAAAAATCTCAGAATTCACTCGAAAGTTCACgattttattcttgattgaatTTAGTTATATAAACATAATGAAACataaatattacacagaatAAATCTATTTCCAGAAAGATGGGGTAAAAAAGATTGATGGAAGGTTCTCTATTGCTTTGTAAATGGACATGATTTTTCATACCCAGGTCAGTATGATGGACGGAAACTTAATGATATGTTTTGTGAAGCCAGACGGTATGTTTTAGGgttgtttttaatcttgtttgaAGAGCTCCCGACCAATGATCATCCTTCTGATCTCACTAGTTCCGGCACCTATCTCATATAACTTTGCGTCTCTCAATAGTCGCCCGGTTGGGTACTCATTCACATACCCATTGCCCCCGAGACACTGCACTGCCTGCAATGCCATGTATCTCGCTTAAACAGAATCAAGACTTTAACATAGATATGTAACAGAACCGCAAATGGTAAataaagatgaacaatgatGAATTATATAGTTTCTTCATCATCCAGTATCAATTCGGTTTTACCAATTCTGGAGTCTTTGCCCTAAACTTTGTTTATAGACTACAAAGCtttgttcttttaaaaatgtacaaaaaaaaataaacatataaagttTTCATAATATAAGCAATACCTGAATAGCAACCTGTGTGGCCTTTTCAGCAGAAAAAAGTATAACACCGGCGCAATCCTGCAAAAATTGTTAATCCCTCAATATAATATCATCATAGCTCATGAGTATACGATAGTGCACCAGCAACGATAAACCATGAGAATCACAGTAGTTCCAGAGGGAGTGTTTACAATCATATATCCAGGCAAAATACATCCAGACatgtaaaataaataaccttGAGCACAATACATGTGAGTTTATATCTGGGACATTGGCATTTTTTTAACGCCACATTATTACGCCACAAAAAAAATGGATCCATTCATTAACAGTAAATGGTGATGGACATAAAGTAATTTAAGAATACCTTCCGGTCAATTTTTCCATTGTCGCAGTCCCTAGCAACAGAATACACAAATGCTctgaaaagagaaaattaaaacaaatcagTTGATGCTTTTGAGTGAAACCATAgcaaaaaaatgcaagaaagctTTACCTAGATGATTGCAAAGAAGTGTACATATCGGCTAATTTCCCCTGCAATTAATTTATGGTTCAGAATGGTGCAATACAACTGAAAAAACTTCAAAAGTAACAATCAGTATGCATAAGTTCTCAGACAAAAATAACAGAGACCTGTATTAACTGGAATTCTCCAATCGGCCGGCCAAACTGTTCCCGCTGCCGAACATAAGGAATAACAGCATCAAGGCATGCTTGCATAAGACCAAGAGGGCCGGCGGCCAAAACAAGCCTTTCTAAATCAAGCCCCGACATCATGACATAAACCCCTGAAATCATTTGTTGACTAGGctataattaagttaattaactCCATTACAGAAAATAATCATGTATTAGATGAGGATAAGCTTTCTAAAACACCTAGCTAACACGAtgtatttgattgaaaaaatttgAACGAAAACCCAAGTGAGTGCCAATATAGAGTCCAATGCACGTGCCGAATTGGTATGgcaaaggaaacataataggaAACAGATAATTCTTGGAGAATCTCTATTTTACTTCTAGTTTACAATGAACTCATATAATACAGCAAGAATCATCTTCTTGAGTAACAGCATTCATAATCAGGCGGGCAGAAATGATATTTGCATAGGGTCATCTTAAATAAAGGCGTTCGTTAACAAATACCTTTCCCTTC from Dioscorea cayenensis subsp. rotundata cultivar TDr96_F1 chromosome 7, TDr96_F1_v2_PseudoChromosome.rev07_lg8_w22 25.fasta, whole genome shotgun sequence carries:
- the LOC120264502 gene encoding probable serine/threonine-protein kinase PBL25 — its product is MHISCLSIILLISQEQSPKKKASKFDARKQPSPAPISNRTTALAAESEKTRDKYITETTTATRKETGNGNGNGNIQAQTFTFRDLASATKNFRPDCLLGEGGFGRVYKGRLQSTGQLVAVKQLDRNGLQGNREFLVEVLMLSLLHHPNLVNLIGYCADGDQRLLVYEFMARGSLEDHLLDIPLDQKPLNWHTRMKIAHGAAKGLEYLHDKANPPVIYRDLKSPNILLDRDFNPKLSDFGLAKLSPVGDNVHVSSRVMGTYGYCAPEYARTGQLTVKSDVYSFGVVMLEIITGRRAIDTSRPMHEQNLTTWAQPMFKDQKRFPELVDPLLRGEYPGRALNQAVAVAAMCLQEDPLVRPMMADVVMALNVLATGCEDNVGRSSPSFRLSLQNEEQIQEQQMTDYDSDAERRHAVAQAIRWGSSNSRNSKHLQT